In a genomic window of Gemmatimonadota bacterium:
- a CDS encoding HmuY family protein, with translation MPGSRSRIVIASVVLACAIAYIALTISRPEPPTFAPTPMEPRLADGRLVGPLVYTVDARDAARWQYFSFAQGSIVADPRPFEWDLAFRRFQVVVNGGRGFAGLGGIQDLGVISFDSLVVLPEEGYVGTEVSQSDSLAAPLEDWYEYSYFSHLLNPRPAVYAVRTGDGRYAKVRFHGYYCPGAQPGCVTFEYVYQGGGGRELTAGVGGP, from the coding sequence ATGCCGGGCAGCCGGAGCCGGATCGTCATCGCTTCCGTCGTGCTCGCCTGCGCGATCGCCTATATCGCGCTCACGATCAGTCGTCCCGAGCCGCCGACCTTTGCGCCTACACCGATGGAGCCCCGTCTCGCGGATGGGCGTCTCGTGGGCCCACTCGTCTACACGGTGGACGCCAGGGACGCTGCACGCTGGCAATATTTCTCGTTTGCCCAGGGTTCGATCGTCGCGGACCCGCGCCCATTCGAATGGGACCTGGCCTTTCGCCGTTTCCAGGTAGTCGTGAACGGAGGCCGGGGATTTGCGGGGCTCGGTGGAATCCAGGATCTCGGAGTGATCTCTTTCGATTCACTCGTGGTGCTTCCCGAAGAGGGATACGTTGGCACCGAAGTGAGCCAGTCGGACTCCCTTGCCGCTCCTTTGGAGGACTGGTACGAATACTCGTACTTCAGCCATCTCCTGAACCCCCGGCCCGCGGTATATGCGGTGCGGACCGGCGACGGCCGTTACGCGAAGGTTCGGTTCCACGGGTACTACTGCCCGGGAGCCCAGCCCGGCTGCGTGACCTTCGAGTACGTCTACCAGGGCGGCGGTGGCCGAGAGTTGACTGCGGGGGTAGGAGGGCCCTAA
- a CDS encoding SLC13 family permease, producing MSTEILLALVVLAATILLLVTGLLRSDLIALLVLVVVAILGLVPPQRALAGFASAAVLTVAGMYVISAGLSRTGVAEVLGQWILRVAGNGEVRVMVAVTLVSGILSGVMTNVGVAAMMLPVVVGIARRAAIPPSKLLIPMVLGTQMGGFLTLVGTTPNLIAADALRSAGFEPFGLFSFTPIGIVILAAGTLLIATVGPRLLPTREPRLPVGEVDRSGIREDVELSERLFYLKVPRQSLLTGKTLAESLIDSALGVHVLALLREGRTIRAPGPETTLRGGDRVLVQGRPDFFLELRGRRHLAGRGGAMNPEWLESPEVGLARARVARRSAFVGRSPAELDLRARRGILVLTLVRDDAFRRTHIVDTPMQVGDELLLQGPRDKLAELAAGSDVEGLEPLTAAAAVREFELEERLWRLRVTPDSLMAGRTLAETRLGDAAGLTVLAVASDPGGAGGADTGGEGGAETDGDGGSDTDWDDGAGSGGDAGAPTVGDGPAGGWRVRLLPGPDLRLEVGDHLLVKARPDDMIVLRGLQRLEVDLDTPVDAGLLEGADAGFTEAVLAPRSSLVGRTLRQVNFRGRFGMHVVGIVREGGVIRAELRDEVLKFGDALLLYGPRRNQRALAREPDLILLRLPEGDEPEPRLAPLSILITVGSLLPVMFGLIPVAVGILGGAALMVLTGCLSTDEAYGAVEWPTLVLIAGMLALGAALDETGAVALFGEALLDGAGGLGAPLMLAVLVAVSALAGQFIPATVVVVLMAPVALAAGDFLGVSPYPLVMGVAIAATTLASPVSHPAPALVMAPAGYRRADYLRLGVPLTLLVAVLTILVTPLFFPF from the coding sequence ATGTCCACGGAAATACTGCTGGCGCTCGTTGTCCTCGCGGCCACGATTCTCCTCCTCGTCACGGGGCTTCTGCGCTCGGACCTGATCGCGCTCCTGGTCCTCGTCGTGGTCGCGATCCTGGGACTTGTCCCCCCGCAACGGGCGCTCGCGGGTTTCGCGAGTGCCGCCGTGTTGACGGTTGCCGGGATGTACGTGATCTCCGCGGGCCTTTCGCGCACCGGGGTCGCAGAGGTCCTCGGGCAATGGATCCTGCGCGTCGCCGGAAACGGGGAAGTCCGCGTCATGGTCGCGGTGACGCTCGTGTCGGGAATCCTCTCCGGGGTCATGACGAACGTCGGAGTCGCGGCGATGATGCTCCCCGTGGTCGTTGGAATCGCGCGCCGCGCGGCGATTCCTCCGTCGAAGCTCCTGATCCCGATGGTCCTCGGGACTCAGATGGGAGGTTTCCTCACTCTCGTGGGGACGACGCCGAATCTCATCGCCGCGGACGCGCTCCGCTCCGCCGGGTTCGAGCCCTTCGGCCTCTTTTCTTTTACTCCCATCGGGATCGTCATCCTCGCGGCCGGGACTCTGTTGATCGCCACGGTGGGGCCCCGCTTGCTTCCTACCCGGGAGCCCCGGCTCCCGGTCGGGGAAGTGGACCGGTCCGGAATCCGCGAGGACGTGGAGCTGAGCGAGCGGCTCTTTTACCTGAAGGTTCCGCGGCAGTCCCTCCTCACGGGGAAGACGCTGGCCGAGAGCCTGATCGACTCGGCCCTCGGCGTTCACGTGTTGGCCCTCCTGCGCGAGGGGCGCACGATTCGCGCGCCGGGACCCGAAACCACGTTGCGCGGTGGCGATCGCGTTCTCGTGCAGGGAAGGCCCGATTTTTTCCTCGAGCTCAGGGGCCGAAGGCACCTCGCCGGACGCGGAGGAGCGATGAACCCGGAGTGGCTCGAGTCGCCGGAGGTCGGCCTGGCGAGAGCCCGTGTGGCTCGCCGATCGGCTTTTGTCGGCCGGAGCCCGGCCGAGCTCGACCTGCGGGCACGCCGTGGGATCCTCGTCCTCACGCTCGTGCGGGATGACGCTTTCCGCCGCACGCACATCGTGGACACGCCGATGCAGGTGGGGGATGAGCTCCTCCTCCAGGGTCCCCGCGACAAGCTGGCGGAGCTGGCCGCCGGATCGGACGTCGAGGGCCTCGAGCCACTGACGGCGGCGGCGGCGGTGCGCGAGTTCGAGTTGGAGGAACGCCTGTGGCGGCTTCGCGTGACCCCCGATTCGCTCATGGCGGGACGTACGCTCGCGGAAACGCGGCTCGGGGACGCGGCGGGCCTCACCGTGCTCGCCGTTGCGAGCGACCCAGGCGGGGCTGGCGGCGCGGACACAGGCGGGGAAGGGGGTGCGGAAACCGACGGGGACGGCGGCTCGGACACCGATTGGGATGACGGCGCAGGCTCTGGCGGGGATGCCGGCGCTCCCACCGTCGGGGATGGTCCTGCCGGAGGATGGCGGGTCCGGCTCCTTCCCGGGCCCGACCTTCGGCTGGAGGTCGGAGATCACCTCCTGGTGAAGGCCCGCCCTGATGACATGATCGTCCTCCGGGGACTTCAACGCCTGGAGGTGGACCTCGATACGCCCGTGGATGCGGGGCTCCTCGAGGGAGCGGATGCCGGCTTCACCGAGGCCGTGCTCGCCCCGCGGAGCTCGCTGGTGGGCCGCACGCTTCGGCAGGTGAACTTTCGGGGCCGCTTCGGAATGCACGTCGTGGGAATCGTCCGCGAGGGAGGCGTCATTCGCGCGGAGCTTCGCGACGAGGTCCTCAAGTTTGGAGACGCGTTGCTTCTCTATGGCCCACGACGCAACCAGCGAGCGCTCGCGCGCGAGCCCGATCTCATTCTCCTCCGGCTCCCGGAGGGGGACGAACCCGAGCCTCGATTGGCTCCCCTCTCGATCCTCATCACGGTGGGATCACTTCTCCCGGTGATGTTCGGGCTGATTCCTGTCGCCGTCGGAATCCTCGGCGGCGCCGCCCTCATGGTCCTGACCGGCTGCCTGTCGACGGACGAGGCTTACGGCGCCGTCGAGTGGCCGACCCTGGTGCTCATCGCGGGAATGCTCGCTCTCGGAGCGGCGCTGGACGAAACCGGGGCAGTCGCCCTCTTCGGGGAAGCGCTTCTGGACGGCGCGGGGGGGCTGGGTGCTCCCCTCATGTTGGCGGTACTGGTCGCGGTCTCGGCGTTGGCCGGCCAGTTCATCCCGGCCACGGTGGTCGTCGTTCTCATGGCCCCCGTGGCGCTCGCGGCGGGCGACTTCCTGGGCGTTTCTCCGTATCCCCTCGTGATGGGGGTGGCGATCGCCGCGACCACGCTCGCATCTCCAGTCTCGCATCCGGCGCCGGCTCTCGTCATGGCGCCTGCCGGTTATCGCAGGGCGGACTACCTGCGGCTCGGAGTTCCACTCACTCTTCTCGTCGCCGTCCTGACCATCCTCGTCACGCCGCTCTTCTTCCCCTTCTGA
- the ilvB gene encoding biosynthetic-type acetolactate synthase large subunit, with amino-acid sequence MTGAEMILQVLADEGVEVIFGYSGGAILPTYDAVFRYNAEHAVGDKQPMPLIVPANEQGAGFMAAGYSRASGKVGVVLVTSGPGATNTVTPVRDCMADSIPIVVITGQVPTASIGTDAFQEAPVSAIMGAGVAKHVFLVTDATRLEATVRTAFEIARTGRPGPVVVDVPKDVQNWEGVFQGEGQLSIPGYRKRLQQVRERLLTDAQCDEFFDFLENSARPLIYAGGGVINAEASEALRDFARAFRIPVATTLMGIGSFDTTDELSLKMLGMHGAAFANYAVDDCDFLVAIGARFDDRVAGDPPNFAPKAKRIAHFDVDPSEIDKVKHVDWHHVGDLARALVRLTEYGRERNTVKGSAPWLGEVSQLKRTYSFNYDRESPLIQPQHVIEAINALTRGEAIISTGVGQHQMWAAQYFDFCEPRLWLTSGSMGTMGFGLPAAIGAQFARPDRVVIDVDGDASIRMNLGELETVTTYDLPVKVVVMNNFGDGMVKQWQKLFFKGRLSASDKSLHKKDFVKAAEADGFRWARRLERKEDIERLTRELIEFDGPAFLEVMIDPDAGVYPMVGPGQSYGQMITGDFIPDRYGANEEPSAPDASEMF; translated from the coding sequence ATGACCGGGGCGGAGATGATCCTCCAGGTGCTCGCCGACGAAGGGGTCGAGGTGATCTTCGGCTATTCGGGAGGGGCGATCCTCCCGACCTACGACGCGGTCTTCCGGTACAACGCCGAACACGCTGTCGGCGACAAGCAGCCGATGCCCCTGATCGTCCCGGCGAACGAGCAGGGCGCGGGCTTCATGGCGGCCGGGTATTCGCGCGCCTCGGGAAAGGTCGGGGTCGTGCTCGTGACCTCGGGGCCCGGGGCGACGAATACCGTCACGCCAGTCCGCGACTGCATGGCGGACTCGATCCCGATCGTCGTGATCACGGGGCAGGTGCCCACGGCCTCGATCGGCACGGACGCCTTCCAGGAGGCTCCGGTCTCCGCCATCATGGGCGCCGGCGTGGCGAAACACGTCTTCCTCGTGACTGACGCGACCCGCCTCGAAGCGACGGTCCGCACCGCCTTCGAAATCGCCCGCACGGGGCGCCCCGGTCCGGTGGTCGTAGACGTCCCGAAGGACGTCCAGAATTGGGAGGGAGTCTTCCAGGGCGAGGGGCAGCTCTCGATCCCCGGTTACCGAAAGCGCCTTCAGCAGGTCCGGGAGCGCCTCCTGACCGATGCGCAGTGCGACGAGTTTTTCGACTTCCTGGAGAACAGCGCGCGACCCCTGATCTACGCTGGAGGCGGCGTGATCAACGCCGAGGCCTCCGAGGCGCTCCGCGACTTCGCACGCGCCTTCCGGATTCCGGTTGCGACGACGCTGATGGGAATCGGCTCCTTCGACACGACGGACGAGCTCTCCCTGAAGATGCTCGGGATGCACGGCGCGGCCTTCGCCAACTACGCCGTGGACGACTGCGACTTCCTCGTCGCGATCGGGGCGCGCTTCGACGACCGCGTGGCGGGAGACCCGCCGAACTTCGCGCCCAAGGCAAAGCGCATCGCGCACTTCGACGTGGATCCCTCGGAGATCGACAAGGTCAAGCACGTGGATTGGCACCACGTCGGGGACCTCGCCCGGGCGCTGGTGCGCCTGACCGAATACGGGCGGGAGCGGAATACGGTGAAGGGGAGCGCGCCATGGCTCGGGGAGGTGTCCCAGCTCAAGCGCACCTACTCCTTCAACTACGACAGGGAGAGCCCACTCATCCAGCCCCAACACGTGATCGAGGCGATCAACGCCCTGACGCGCGGGGAGGCGATCATCTCGACGGGGGTCGGGCAGCACCAGATGTGGGCGGCCCAATACTTCGATTTTTGCGAGCCCCGCCTCTGGCTCACTTCCGGTAGCATGGGGACGATGGGGTTCGGCCTCCCCGCCGCGATCGGGGCGCAGTTCGCGCGTCCCGATCGGGTCGTCATAGACGTTGATGGTGACGCGAGCATTCGCATGAATCTCGGAGAGCTCGAAACCGTCACCACCTACGACCTCCCCGTGAAAGTCGTGGTAATGAACAACTTCGGGGATGGGATGGTCAAGCAGTGGCAGAAGCTATTTTTCAAGGGGCGGCTGTCCGCGAGCGACAAGTCGCTCCACAAGAAGGATTTCGTGAAGGCGGCCGAGGCGGACGGATTTCGCTGGGCGCGCCGCCTGGAACGGAAGGAGGATATCGAGCGGCTGACCCGGGAGCTCATCGAGTTCGACGGGCCCGCCTTCCTAGAGGTCATGATCGATCCCGACGCCGGCGTCTACCCGATGGTGGGGCCGGGGCAATCGTACGGGCAGATGATCACCGGAGACTTCATCCCGGATCGCTACGGGGCCAACGAGGAACCCTCGGCCCCCGACGCCTCCGAGATGTTCTGA
- the ilvN gene encoding acetolactate synthase small subunit has translation MRHVLSILLQNESGALARVASMFSTRGFNIEALSVAPTEDERVSRLTLVTIGTEDVISQVTKQLAKLIDVVAIADRTGTHHIARELGLLKFAVSADAAEAFSSLVENYGARVLDDDPDHFTIEVTGNERQVESFLEAVPEGVVVLSVVRSGPLVISKGPQALL, from the coding sequence ATGAGACACGTCCTCTCCATCCTCCTCCAGAACGAGAGCGGAGCCCTCGCCCGGGTGGCTTCCATGTTCTCCACCCGGGGCTTCAACATCGAGGCGCTGAGCGTCGCGCCGACCGAGGACGAGCGGGTTTCGCGGCTGACCCTGGTGACGATCGGAACCGAGGACGTGATCAGCCAGGTGACCAAACAGCTCGCGAAGCTGATCGATGTCGTCGCGATCGCGGACCGAACCGGAACCCACCATATCGCGCGCGAGCTCGGGCTCCTGAAATTCGCCGTGTCCGCTGACGCGGCGGAGGCCTTTTCCAGCCTCGTGGAGAACTACGGCGCGCGGGTCCTCGACGACGACCCCGACCATTTCACCATCGAGGTGACGGGGAACGAGCGGCAAGTCGAGTCTTTCCTGGAGGCCGTCCCCGAGGGCGTCGTGGTCCTCTCCGTCGTGAGGAGCGGGCCTCTCGTCATTTCCAAGGGGCCGCAGGCGCTCCTCTAG